DNA sequence from the Oncorhynchus clarkii lewisi isolate Uvic-CL-2024 chromosome 9, UVic_Ocla_1.0, whole genome shotgun sequence genome:
GTGTGTGTTCACAAAGCATCCTGTTCCAACCTGTTATTAGCACCATTACTCTCCTGCCGTTCCAtctttttttaattaatttttttatGGAAAAACACTCTCGGGGTCAAGGCGAAGTGACACAGACCCACCTGTGTGGGAGAGGATTGTCTGTTACGCAATTTTCATTAGTGTTTTTCCTTCCGCTGAGATAATGTTAAGAACATATTGGAGGGCAATACCTTGGCGAACAAGAGATtaacatgacccccccccccccccccccccccccggtaacGAGAATAGTAAAAAGGCGAAGAGTAGCTGATACATTCATTTACCTTGCCTGCCCAGACCCACTGAccgatggactgactgactgactgacagtcaAACTTCGTATCAGAAGAAGCGAGAAAATCTAAAACTGAGAACGCATTACGAAAGTGACAATCAGAGAGGTTGCATTAAATCGGTTTAGCATATTTATAGAACATCTGTAATGTAATATAtagtcatatatttatatatatatatatatatatatctctctctgcgATAGATATCTTCAATAGAGCTTGCTTCCATAACCCTGATGGAAAACCGATACCCTGCAGAAAACACTGTCAGTAAGTAGACGTGTGGGACAACCATAACAAAAACAGTGTCTCACTCAACGTCTGCCACTGTGGAGCTCTCTGGGAGTCCTCAGACAGCTACCCCTGTCAGAGGTGTGCTAagcggagagaggggaaagagggatgaAGAAAGAGGGGTATAGGCTCATACTTTGGGCAGCAGTGTGGACACAAGTAAAGTTGCATTTCTTTGTCCTTCCCTGCAACCCTGCCTTGTGGTCTCTCTACAGTGTGGCCATGTGTGTGCTCTAGAGACAAGGAGGGTGTGTTtgtgcttgtatgtgtgtgtttctgtgtgtgtgtgcgcgtgtgtaagCTCTACTGCCGCTTCCTATGCTTGGAGCCGTGAGGTAAATTGGTGGTCTTGTCAGTACCCGGTAGCTTCGGTAGTTCCAGTAGGGGGTAGGAGGTCGGGGGCGGACCATCGCCTCTTGCGTGAGCGTGGCTGCTCCTGGGTGGGAGGGTCTGCAGggggcagaggaagaggaggaggggcgagagcaggggagggatgagaaagaggaggaggagggggaggcggAGGCATGTCTTCCCTGTGTGAGCTGGCGCCGGCCCTGGCCCGAGTGTGTGTGCGGTGGCCCCGCggggctgtgcgtgtgtgtgagtgtgtgtgtgtgcgaggtgTGTGTGAAGGGGTGAGGGCAAGGCAGATGTCTCCCTCGCTGAGTTGACGGCAGGATAGGCCGTAGAGCTGGGAGGTTCTCTGGGGACAGCAGGAAGACCAGCCGCGGTCCCGAACGAAGAACGGGTACTCCACCAGAACTGTTAGTAACTCCTACacagacagaacaacaacaacatattcACAACAGTGCTGGGGATATAAATCCTTTTATACTAAGGAGATTAAATTTAAATTATGATTTGAAAAATCAGCAAATTTGTCATATGTTAACATGTTTGAGTGATTGGAGAGGATTGCAAACGTTTGCTTATGTAGTGAATGACCAGTGCCTTTATTAAAATATATTGTCTAGAAGTGACTCAGATAGAGAATAGAAATCTAGAAGATAGATGGGCCCCTGACCTGAGTGTTGCGGTCTGTGAGGAGGACCTGCAGGTGGTTGAAGCCGTGTGTGTCGCTGGGGGCGATGAGCAGAATGGTGCAGGTGCTCAGGTGGAACTCCGGGGAGGTGTTGGCACTCCTTAGGAAGTCCTCCGTCCTCAGTTCCTCCACACGCTTTAGACGGCCCCCCACCAGCTCAATCAGAGATCCCTTGGCAAAATGAGGTAGGAGTGCTggggggttgtggtggtggtggggggcaggGGGTGAGGTGGCCgtgaggggaaggaggggggaggcgTGGGGACGTGAGTACTGCCGCCCAGGGGAAAGGTCTCcgctgtctttgtctctgtcccgttcactgtctctctcccggTTGTCTCTGTCTTGTTcacgttttctctctctgtctagttctCGTCGtctgtctcgttctctgtctcgctctcgttccctctctctgtcgctctctgtgaCGTGGCTGTTGGGCTGCCCCTGAGGCGAGTGCTGTGAGTTCCTCATGGTGTGCAGGCCGTACTGAGGGCTGCCTGAGGGGCTGTACAGGGGGAAGGGCTGAGCCTGGGGGTTGAGGTGGctggactgtagggtagagtacatCGACCCCAGGGAGTAGTAAATCTGGGCCTTAGCCGGAGAGCTCCCCAGGGGGTCCAGGAGCTCCCCTCTCCCTGCCCTGGGGTCTGCCCGATGGGGTTGGGGCCTGCTAGGGATCAGGGTGAGGGTCCCAGGCTTTGGCGTCCCACGGGGATCCCTGTCCTGCAGAGAGGAATGTGAGTCAGGGCCGTCCGGAGGTGGCGCTCGGGAATCTTGGAAAACCGCAACCGTCTGAGAACGTCCCATGGGATCCTCCTGGTGTCTCCGCCGCCCGTTGGCATGGGAACCGTGGAGGCTGCCGCCCAGCCTGGCCCTGCCGCTGGGTTCGTTCCCGTACTCTCCTGAGTTGGGCGCCACCCTGGAGGCAGACGCAGTCCTGCTGTCCGGGCCGTCCAGCCCGTTGGGCCTCTTGCCCAGGTATCTGTGTCTGCCTTCAGTCATGGAGGTGTCAGGACGGTAGAGGGGGGGCTGGCTGAACaggtgggagggggagaagagagaggagctaTAGTCCCTTCGTTCTGTGTTGAAATAGGACCACATCTCTCTGGAGTCAGCAGGGAAGGGGCTCttgaaggaggaagaggatgagcagggtggaaggggaagggggatttCACCTCGGAGCCACCTGGAGTGATGGGGGAGTGGGGAAGGGAGAAGATCATCCCTCCAGGAGGGTGAGCctgaccccctcctctctcctacctggCCTGGGAGGAAGggtagagggacagagggggtgTAAGGCAGGTGCCATGGCAGGGGGAGGGGGATACcagggggtgggaggggaggtgggggagagggtaGCAGACTGTGGGGGTTCGTCAGAGCCTCGTCGCTGTTCTCCCTgcacccctcatctctccctgaGCTGCCGGCAGGCCGGGTCCTGAGGGGCGAGGCGGGCGGTTTGAACTCGTCCAGGAGGGTGCGCTGGTCAACCGAGCCCTGCCGGGATTCCCTCTTCTTCGGGGGGAGGCACTCTTTGCCGCGGTCGGGGCTGGGATTCATGGGTGAGCGCCAGCGGCGGCGGGCGGGGGCGGCTAGGTTACATGGGACTCACGGGAAAACGAGGGccgcagagagaggggagggcctCGACACGACATCACTGTCAGATCACTGACACCCTAGTCCTGAACGACCTAtcacctacacagagagacaggggaggaggggagagacagagcgaacaagagaggagggagacaaagggaggtaggcgagagaaagagagattgagtGAAGCGTGAACATCTCAGAGTGAAATGTGGACAGTCTGTCAGGCCTAGCTGTCAAGAATTGTTAGGACTAAGCAGTCAGTCAGCTCTGATACCCACAAACATgcaaacaccagacacagatTGAGGCAGAGTGATCTACTGTGGAAATAGACAGAGAAAGTTTATCTTGCCTGTGCAACATTGTAATCATGGgtactcaagtactatttgaaAAGGTCCGGTCACACAAATTTCCTTGGTGGCAAGGTCCAAATGGATATTGTAATTTACTGTCAAAGAAAACAAACCCCCCCACTTTACAACCCATACGACTCCAAACTGTTCATACTGGTCACACTCCTCTTGTTGGCAGCGAGACACTTTTTGAAGTTTTAAAGCAACTTTCCTGCAATTTGACATATTTTGCCattgggcagagagaaaatgttgccgtttttaaGCTCATTTACCATAGTTTATGTGTGTTCATATTATACCAGGGGTCAAAGCCCGTGTGAGTTCCAATTTTTTATTAGTCAGGACCCGTGGCCTGTATCGACCCCGTTCTGGGTCCGGGTTCGAACCCCCAGTCCGCCAGTTGAGTATGTATGGCTGCTGTAATCCTCTGGAGGTCGGCTTGCAAATACAATGCAGAATTGACTGAATTGAGCCCTGGAGTCTCTGAGGTCAACAGAACTTCAGAAAATCAACCCCCAACCCAATGAAACGTCAAGCTCACAAACTCTGGCTCAACACATCCAACTCAAGGGTGTCGTAGTTGCTACACATAATACACAAGTTGCTGGTAATGTGGTGAGAAACTCTCCAATCGACTGGTCTCGTTCAAGAAGCACATGAACTCCCACAAGTGCTCTAAAAATACGGCATGCATTGTGCGAACAGTGCAGTTCCGAGGCAGTGCGGTATAGCTGTATAAACATACATGCTGTACACACTCCCGGCAGGAtacctttcatctctctctctctctgaggattaAATATGGAGATATGGTTTCATACTATTCTCATGAACCGCCTCCCTCACACCCCTGAGGGCTGTTCCTCAATGTCCTATTTACTactgcacgtacacacacatacacacacacgcacacacatgcatatatgAATGAAAAAACGCGGGgaagcacgcaaacacacacacacccctcaggcAGCTATGACTCTATCTCACTCCCCCAGCGATGGACAGAGCTGGTCACCATCCATCCTAAACTGAGAGGAACACTGTTGATATCGCCGCGGGAGgtggtgtgtgtatttttgtgtgtgtgtgtgttgacgtgaGAGTATAATTTGCTTCCGTGTAAGTATCAGAGCTGCTGCAGCCCTGCTTCGTTCAGTGTGGAGCGCGTGGGAGTTCCGTTAATTCTTCTCCAAATGTTCTAAATGAGCTGCTTTGATGTGATGGCTCCACTTAGCACAGCTGTTCCTGCCGCCACCGTTGCTGCCACCGCCGCACGCCACCCTCCGCCCGCCAGTCCTCCCCGTCACTCAGCGCTCGGCTCGTCCGCACGCCTGTCTGCCCCGACTGAACCCTGCCTACTCTCCCCGTCTCGCTACGCCAAGCTGTCGCCATGGAAACTGAGTCCACATAGGGAAGACAGGTTACATTGGGATACTCTCTCCGGGGAGAGCCGGGGAAACTGTCGCTCGTCACCTACTCAAAGTTCCACAAGAAAACACTCTCTAAAAGGGGTTTGGAGCAGAGTGAAGTGGAGTGGAGTGTTCAGCTGTCTCAGTTGAAAGACTGCTGCTTTGTTCAGTGTCAATCAATCACTCCATATGGACGAAAGATAAACTACACCAGGCATTGACTTAAGTGTTGAGGGGGTGGTTGGACAGTCTGGGATATACTGCAGGTTTAAATTGAGAAGAATTACTGGGAAttgaacagatttttttttgacAAGCACAACAGACTTCCGTGGAAAATCAGAGCAGATTTCTCAGGTGAAGCAACAGCCTTTTGCGACAATGCCGCTTTGCAATTTAGCCCTTACATGTATTGATGTAGATTAAACAGGGTAGAGATAACGCTAACATACTGAAAGAACTAAGGTATCCATGGAAATCCAACGTGCAGGGGCAACAGGCGAGATGTTTCACCCTGGAATGTCCTGAAACGCCTCAGGCCTCATTCCAACTCACCAGTTGCTCACTTCAACAAACCTCTCCTGAGACCAAAGCAATTGTGAACTGTGAAATGGTATGTAGAGAATATTGTTGATGGACTGCTAGATATCAAAGTGTATCTCTGCTGTAGTACAGTGTTGGTTTGCTGGACAAATACACTCTCGGGGGCATGGTTGCAGTGAAcagtgttcagcaaaataaccCAGTAATACACATGTGCCAGCTAATCCCATCAACTGGAGCCACAAGGAGTAAAGAGGCCAAGTCAAATCAGCTCCAATGTACCTGTCAGGCTTCCATCCCACAGCAGCAGCATGACAAGGGCATCATTTGGGCTGATTCTGATGCTCTCTGAGGAGAACCTTTGCAGATTCACTCTAAAGCTAAAGAAAAACTCCCTCACCTCCCACACAGTAGAGctgataagacacacacacacacacacacacacacacacacacacacacacacacacacacacgcacagcaacacacacagccTTATCTCATTGCAGTGTGGTTGGATTCAAATAAACTTAAACAAATATCAACATGCTTTGATGTCATTGAGAAATGTATGACTTTCAAAAGATACATTTTGAAATATTGGAAAGAATGCCTGAaattcctctcattctctcctgcTTTCCCTcacgcttctccctctcctcttcacagTAAATAAAAGCATTGTTGTATTAGTAGTGCCCTGTATGACAGTAAGACAGCCCCTCCATTCAGCATCTGACCACAGGGAGGACCCAGAATGACTCACAGCCATTCTACCTCCGCCGTCGAAAACAAGATCAACAGGTGCGACCACGCCGACATAAGATATACTCTATCTCCACCTCCACTCTGAAACAACATCTGTATGAAAATCAAAGTCAACCCATTTTAATCCTTATCACAGATCTGAAAAAAAAAGACAGAGAGTAAAGCATTGACTACAAGGGTCAATTTGCTATGCAGCAACATGTAGTCAAATCCATGTACAGCTAAACAACATTTAGACATAAAAAGAGCGGTTGAGGACACAGACAACAGATGGGTTGATGGAGTTGCTTGTGATGTACAGTAACTGACCTTAGAGTGGGCTGTTGACCAGAGTGTTGTCCAGGTGTTGGTGGTCATACATGCTGCAGCCCTCCTGGGTTAAGAACCTCCAGGGGGGGTCAGGCGCCTCTCCACAGGCTGCTTCCTACTTTACCTCCACAGCGCCAATAGAAACACCAACAACAGCTACCAGTCACACGATGCCACAGAGCTCCGTATAAGTGAAAAATAGCACCAGCAAGACCACTGAGAAGCTGCGAGcttctgtgtgtcagtgtgtgtatgtgcgtgagcGTCTAACtgagactgtgtgtttgtgtgtgtgtgtgtatgtgtgtagggctGAGGAAATGAGTAATATCTAGCAGTGAGAAACATGTCTGCTATGCATCGCACCACATAAGCAGACCAGTTGCTGCTACCGCCCACTCGCCTTACTCACTGCGAAAGGGGTGGACACACAAagatgtacacaaacacacacacacacgcacgtatgcACATGCGTACGCACTACGATCCTCTTTCTCACACTTCTACACAAGTGTGTCTTGTCTTCAATAAgcaagagggaagagagaggcagagagatagttGATGAGTGTGTTGATGAGAGACAATTGAGggaaatgagggggggggggggggtctcatcccacacacactctcagaccCAGGCTtcagctgctgctgctgactCAAAGCTagacctcacatctctctctgccacacatacacacacacacacacacacacacacacacacacacacacacacacacacacacacacacacacacacacacacacacacacacacacacacactgccgaaGGAGTGCATTGGAACAGTGCAATGATTCAACCCGTGAGAGGCTCATGATGTAGTGTTGTGTAAAGGAGCTGCTGAACCATTGTGATGACTGAGATCAATGATGAAGCCCATTTAGTGTACGGGTTGAAGAAGCAGCCATTGAACAGTGTGGAGAcccttacaaaaaaaatacacataAAAAACCCGTGAGACAAGTGGTTTTCGGACATATGTATGAACAAATCACGTGTGAAAAATGTGTGACGTGAAAAAAATaagaggaaaaaaaaatcacacgaGTCAGACACATGGTTTTTGGTAATATGAACTTTCACATGAATTTACATTTTTCACATGACTCAGATACATGGTTACATATAACATATGTTATGTTCCACATGTGTGCATTTTAAAGCAGCAGGATTCGATCCCAGGTCTCCCACAGGAGAAGACAATGTCTTGACCATTTGACCGACCCGGTGTTTCTCTTCCAATGTATACTTATTATCAATACTGACTGTTCAATTAGAAATAGGGCTGACCAACGTTAAAAAACTATAATAATAGCAGCATTTTTACATAAAGCACCTCACAAGAATATTGACGTCTTGATAATTTTCCAAAGTAACATTCATGTTaacataaaacattttttgtagcaaacacattcacacatttTCAAAGAGATAAAAATCGGTTTTAATAATAATTAATGATTACATTTGTAAATTGCTTTTCAGTATACAAGAATAATCTCAAAGTGCACAAAATACTTTAGTAAATagaaaaatagttttaaaaaaacaaataatgtatATCTAACCGTATCATGAAAGCAACAATCAAAGTCTAGGAGGAAGGGTAGGCCAGTcgataaagctagctagctacttagcttGGCTACACTCATGTAAATGGAAAAACTAATTTGTTTTTCATTTGGTAAAAACAATTAAATTTTACatcaaaatgacaaaaaaaaactcAACACAGTGTAGTTAAACATGCTATCTCTAGATTTTGAAAATGTAACCATTTcgccacaaaagggctttattacagcgccaccattatcttggcaaaggagaaatgctcactaacagggatgtaaacacatttgtgcacaaaatgtgagagcAATAAGCTTTTTGcccgtatggaaaatgtctgggatcttttatttcagctcatgaaacatgggacaagcactttatattttggtttatatttttgttcagtataaatactgTTCGTctggaacttcatgaaatgggtttccatggccgagcagcctcacacaagcataagatcaccGTGCACAATgcaaagcgtcggctggagtgatgtaaagcttgcCGTCATTtgactctgaagcagtggaaacattctctgcagtgatgaatcacgctttaccatttgacagtccgacggacaaatcggGGTTTGACGGATGCTACTGTAGAAGAACGCttcctgcccgaatgcatagtgccaactgtaaaattaGGTGGAGTAGGAATCATTTTCTGGGGCTGTTTCTcgtggtttgggctaggcccataagttccagtgaagggaactcttaacactacagcacagAAGAAgcacattctagatgattctgtgctgccaactttgtggcaacagtttggggaaggccctttctagtttcagcatgacaatgcccccgtgcataaagtgaggtccatacagaaatggtttgtcgagatcagtgtggaacaccttgactggcctgcacaaatgcctgacctcaaccacattgAACACcaatgggatgaattggaacgccgactgcgagccaggcctaattgcccaacatcagtgcctgacctcactaatgctcttgtggcaaGTACCCatagcaatattccaacatctagtggaatgcccattattttagaatgagatcttcgacaagcaggtgtccacatacttttggtcatgtagtgtataattCCCCCGGTGTACAAATGCATAGATTGCACTTTCATACTGCTACAGTGCTATTCTTGATTTTAtaatatttttacattttagctGTTTGGCACTTGACTGCATTGTTAGTAGCTAGTAACATAAGCTTTTTCTGCACGGTTATAACGCCTGAAaaactgtgtacgtgaccaataaactttgatttgatttgatttgacatgtaaAATTGCAAAttagattttcacatgtgaaaatgcaaTTCCGCATGTTGGCCATTTGGTCAAATGGTCAAGACGTTGGCTTATCAAGAGTGAGACCCAGGTTCTTATCCCGGCAGTTACAAAACCACATGTGAAATGTATAATATCATGTGAAAAGTTCAGAAACCACATGTCTGACTGAAAAATGTACACGTGAGAAATCCATGTACAAATTCACACGTGTCCAAAAACCCACGTGTCTGATcctgaaaatgtgtttttcagcaggacaatgaatgaacaagaaggagagtgatggagtgctgcatcagatgacctggcctccacaatcacccgacctcaacccaattgagatggtttgggatgagtaggaccacagagtgaagaaaaagcagccaacaagtgctcagcatatgttggaactccttcaagactgttgtaaaatcattctaggtgaagctggttgagagaatgccaaagctgccatcaaggcaaagagtcacgactaagaatctcaaatataaaatatatttaggtttgtttaacacttttttagtcgctacataattccatatgtgttatttcacagttttgatgtctttactattatgcTACAATGTAGAACCATATTAAACACAAAGAAAAAACCATGGAATGAGAAGGTttatccaaacatttgactggcacTCTATGTGTCTGAAAACCACATTTTTTTCATGTTTCTTTTTTGTAAGGGCACACACAGATGTAAGGACTGGGGGAAACCCAACCTGCAACATGTAACATGTAAAGTGGAGTTATGCACAGAATCTATCAAAAACGTGTAAGATCACACAAAACGTGTGGGCAGCTACAATAATTCACTTGATGCTGTGGAGTAGAGGAAACATGAGAACTTTCACAATCTGTTAAATGCTTTTTTCATAATTCACTTTGACAAAATATGAACCAATAAACAAGCAGCAAACCCATTACGTCAATATGCtactatagttatatatagtattGTTATGTTTCTCTTGTTTCATATTCATTTTTTAATAACCAATTATTTTGAATTGAATAAATCTGTTTAGGAATAAGGACTTTTCCAGAccattgttatttttgttatttatttatgaaTGTTTTTATTGGTACTAAATAAACTA
Encoded proteins:
- the LOC139416274 gene encoding ataxin-1-like, which produces MNPSPDRGKECLPPKKRESRQGSVDQRTLLDEFKPPASPLRTRPAGSSGRDEGCRENSDEALTNPHSLLPSPPPPLPPPGIPLPLPWHLPYTPSVPLPFLPGQVGERRGSGSPSWRDDLLPSPLPHHSRWLRGEIPLPLPPCSSSSSFKSPFPADSREMWSYFNTERRDYSSSLFSPSHLFSQPPLYRPDTSMTEGRHRYLGKRPNGLDGPDSRTASASRVAPNSGEYGNEPSGRARLGGSLHGSHANGRRRHQEDPMGRSQTVAVFQDSRAPPPDGPDSHSSLQDRDPRGTPKPGTLTLIPSRPQPHRADPRAGRGELLDPLGSSPAKAQIYYSLGSMYSTLQSSHLNPQAQPFPLYSPSGSPQYGLHTMRNSQHSPQGQPNSHVTESDRERERERDRERDRRRELDRERKREQDRDNRERDSERDRDKDSGDLSPGRQYSRPHASPLLPLTATSPPAPHHHHNPPALLPHFAKGSLIELVGGRLKRVEELRTEDFLRSANTSPEFHLSTCTILLIAPSDTHGFNHLQVLLTDRNTQELLTVLVEYPFFVRDRGWSSCCPQRTSQLYGLSCRQLSEGDICLALTPSHTPRTHTHSHTRTAPRGHRTHTRARAGASSHREDMPPPPPPPPLSHPSPALAPPPLPLPPADPPTQEQPRSRKRRWSAPDLLPPTGTTEATGY